One Candidatus Paceibacterota bacterium DNA segment encodes these proteins:
- a CDS encoding class I SAM-dependent methyltransferase yields MSHTRRDRILSLLPSHPSRILDIGCAQGRLGAHAKERGHAVFGVDISPRAVEAARNVLDGAWVCDIEKEWPREVIGQPFDGIIASEVIEHLFDPKPFLRQCHSALRNDGFIILTTPNFLTWTNRIRFMFGFFEYQDQGMFDFGHIRWFTYASLQRALRDVGFTIEKERHILFPGKLAFVARFFPSFFAFQFIVRARKISP; encoded by the coding sequence ATGAGCCATACGCGGCGCGATCGCATACTATCTCTCCTGCCATCGCACCCCTCTCGTATTCTGGACATCGGGTGCGCTCAAGGTCGTCTTGGCGCACACGCCAAAGAGCGTGGGCATGCGGTCTTCGGTGTCGACATTTCTCCTCGTGCGGTTGAGGCGGCGCGCAACGTGCTTGATGGCGCATGGGTGTGCGATATCGAAAAAGAGTGGCCCAGAGAAGTGATAGGCCAGCCGTTCGACGGCATCATAGCGTCAGAGGTGATCGAACATCTTTTTGACCCAAAGCCGTTCCTTCGTCAGTGCCATAGCGCTCTTCGAAACGATGGGTTTATTATTCTTACCACCCCTAACTTCCTTACTTGGACAAACCGTATTCGATTTATGTTCGGCTTCTTCGAATACCAAGATCAAGGAATGTTTGATTTTGGCCACATTCGATGGTTTACATACGCTTCGCTTCAGCGTGCGCTCCGTGATGTTGGATTTACCATAGAAAAGGAGAGACACATCCTTTTCCCCGGCAAGCTTGCTTTCGTAGCGCGTTTTTTCCCGAGCTTTTTCGCATTCCAATTTATTGTCCGTGCGCGCAAAATATCACCATGA
- a CDS encoding glycosyltransferase — MKNILFFGTYDPLYARNRVLAQACLMAGYSITHMRTEHEGLRGYIDLCVQYMRRKEAFSIMLVLFPGQKVMFLARLLFRGSIIFDAFTSHYGGYILDRKKAGTKSIRAWWYRFLDTWSCKLAHKVLLDTQAHIDFFMREFKLPRELFHRIFVGTDESVFFPRASSAPHSEIVVHFHGTFIPLHGVEVIVEAMRMLRPQTHVRAILIGKGQTYVRVREMAHEVPSITFIDSVSYKNLAEYIANSDICLGIFGTSQKTDLVIPNKIFEAAASGRAIISADTPAMRELFDDKAIYYVPAGDARALAHAIQTLADNHGLRTMLGEGARLQYVRQASTRQLAIEIDDILSSYAY; from the coding sequence ATGAAGAACATTCTCTTCTTTGGAACATATGATCCTCTCTATGCGCGCAATAGGGTGCTTGCGCAGGCGTGCTTAATGGCGGGGTATAGCATTACGCATATGCGCACAGAGCACGAGGGGCTTCGCGGCTACATCGATTTATGCGTGCAATATATGCGCCGCAAGGAGGCGTTCTCTATAATGCTTGTGCTTTTCCCTGGCCAAAAAGTTATGTTCTTAGCCCGCCTACTGTTTAGGGGATCTATTATTTTCGATGCGTTTACATCCCACTACGGTGGATATATTTTAGATCGCAAAAAAGCAGGGACAAAAAGTATTCGCGCATGGTGGTATAGATTTCTTGATACGTGGTCGTGCAAGCTCGCACATAAAGTACTTTTGGACACCCAGGCGCATATCGATTTTTTCATGCGCGAGTTTAAGCTGCCACGGGAACTTTTTCACCGTATATTTGTTGGTACTGACGAATCAGTATTCTTTCCACGCGCGTCGAGCGCTCCCCATTCGGAGATCGTGGTACATTTTCACGGTACTTTTATTCCGCTTCACGGAGTGGAAGTTATCGTTGAGGCCATGCGTATGCTGCGCCCCCAGACGCATGTACGCGCGATCCTCATAGGAAAAGGGCAGACGTATGTGCGAGTTCGTGAAATGGCTCATGAAGTGCCCTCAATAACTTTCATTGATTCCGTTTCATATAAGAATTTAGCAGAATACATAGCGAATTCTGACATATGCTTGGGTATTTTTGGTACAAGTCAGAAGACAGATCTTGTAATACCAAATAAAATTTTCGAGGCTGCGGCATCTGGTAGGGCGATCATTAGTGCCGATACTCCTGCGATGAGAGAGCTCTTTGATGATAAAGCGATTTATTATGTCCCCGCTGGCGATGCCCGCGCGCTAGCTCATGCCATCCAAACGCTTGCGGATAACCATGGACTGCGTACAATGCTCGGAGAAGGTGCGCGTTTGCAGTATGTACGTCAGGCATCTACGCGCCAACTTGCCATAGAGATTGACGACATCCTCTCCTCTTATGCCTACTGA
- a CDS encoding glycosyltransferase, with translation MTKKRILLIAPRGSFTEQMMQGFRENDCDVRWVDDRFNWLFPAWSLLQSGWVWRATRRIHMLRRISNQRLAAMIRQHIDVWRPDALFVHKSLLVKPDTIRYAQDRGVRVAHWCPENVAHEPYASWMRSVAGLYDTFFSFDASAVTYMPEERRDRFFVLPFALVPERFHGSMPAAPEFDVCFIGAPYPERQEALMTLTTLPHIRLGLFGWSGWRATPLARFYRGSVTPEEAAEIYRRSAICINMNLLPETHGVNVKTFEIPAAGGFELTDERAGLKDVFAIEQEVATFTHISDLQPKVMYWLAHPVERQSIAARGRNRVLRDHTMRVRIQQALSIIFRTP, from the coding sequence ATGACGAAAAAACGCATTCTTCTTATCGCGCCACGAGGCTCATTCACGGAACAGATGATGCAGGGCTTCCGTGAGAATGATTGCGATGTGCGCTGGGTCGATGACCGCTTCAACTGGCTTTTCCCTGCATGGAGCTTATTGCAGAGTGGGTGGGTGTGGCGCGCTACTCGGCGCATACACATGCTGCGCCGCATAAGTAACCAGCGCCTTGCCGCAATGATACGGCAGCATATAGACGTTTGGCGGCCGGATGCTCTCTTTGTGCACAAGAGTTTGTTAGTAAAGCCAGACACTATACGCTATGCACAAGATCGCGGAGTACGCGTAGCTCACTGGTGCCCGGAAAATGTCGCCCACGAACCCTATGCATCATGGATGCGTTCGGTTGCCGGATTGTATGATACATTTTTTTCATTTGATGCAAGCGCGGTGACGTATATGCCGGAAGAACGGCGAGATCGCTTCTTTGTATTGCCCTTTGCGCTTGTGCCTGAAAGATTCCATGGATCCATGCCCGCGGCGCCCGAATTCGACGTGTGTTTTATTGGCGCCCCATATCCCGAGCGTCAGGAGGCTCTCATGACTCTTACTACGTTGCCGCACATACGTCTTGGACTTTTCGGGTGGTCAGGGTGGCGCGCAACGCCACTTGCTAGGTTTTATCGCGGCTCGGTGACTCCGGAGGAAGCCGCAGAGATATATCGGCGATCAGCGATTTGTATCAATATGAATTTGCTCCCTGAAACGCACGGGGTGAATGTGAAGACATTTGAGATACCTGCCGCAGGGGGGTTTGAGCTTACCGATGAGCGCGCTGGTCTTAAAGACGTTTTTGCTATTGAGCAGGAAGTTGCTACATTTACACACATATCCGATCTGCAGCCTAAGGTTATGTACTGGCTCGCTCATCCTGTAGAGCGTCAATCCATCGCCGCTCGTGGGCGCAACCGAGTGTTGCGCGATCACACCATGCGTGTGCGTATACAACAGGCCCTTTCTATCATATTCCGCACACCATGA
- a CDS encoding glycosyltransferase family 4 protein produces MKRIVIITQSVDERSDVLGFFVAWIRALAHRVDHVDVITLAKGAYSLPSNVSVYSLGKERGVSKLVQIFRYLILTARLIPGSRAVLAHMSPIFAITAWPWTLFSKTKLLLWYLHRSVTTRLRLALFLSDALITADARSLRITSSKIVSVGHGISIPDVPRARDEHEGLHIISVARITPLKRINRIIEASLQLMREGISHTLRVVGSPMMPSDEQYARSIHARAQHAAHIEWAGSVPHNEIAAHYAWADIAVNLAPRGGLDKAVLEAMAYGVLPITTNHIFHDDFGPYAHLLLLDESLPQHAVAERIKQILVLSASEREEMRDYLMRRVRERHSVLGVTARILTCVGL; encoded by the coding sequence ATGAAGCGCATCGTCATCATAACCCAGAGCGTTGATGAGCGTAGTGATGTGCTTGGATTTTTTGTGGCGTGGATCCGCGCTTTGGCGCATCGCGTTGATCATGTTGATGTGATAACGCTTGCAAAGGGCGCTTATTCACTACCATCCAATGTATCCGTCTATTCACTTGGAAAAGAGCGGGGTGTGTCTAAATTGGTTCAGATTTTTCGCTATCTCATACTCACTGCGCGGCTGATCCCCGGTTCACGCGCTGTGCTGGCTCACATGTCGCCCATTTTCGCTATCACCGCATGGCCGTGGACACTTTTTTCGAAAACAAAACTACTCCTTTGGTACTTACACCGGTCGGTTACTACTCGTCTCCGCCTCGCTCTTTTCTTGAGCGATGCTTTAATTACTGCCGATGCGCGCAGTCTCCGCATCACATCTTCAAAGATTGTGAGCGTTGGGCACGGTATTTCTATCCCCGATGTCCCTCGGGCGCGAGACGAGCACGAGGGGCTTCACATCATCAGCGTAGCTCGCATTACGCCCTTAAAACGCATTAACCGAATTATTGAGGCGTCCTTGCAGCTTATGCGTGAAGGTATTTCGCATACCTTGCGTGTTGTCGGTTCTCCAATGATGCCGAGCGATGAGCAATACGCTAGAAGCATTCATGCTCGTGCACAACACGCCGCTCATATCGAGTGGGCAGGCTCGGTGCCACATAATGAGATCGCAGCACACTATGCATGGGCTGATATCGCGGTGAATTTAGCGCCACGGGGAGGGCTTGATAAGGCCGTTCTGGAAGCGATGGCGTATGGCGTTCTTCCGATTACAACCAACCACATATTTCACGATGATTTTGGGCCATACGCACACCTTCTTTTACTTGATGAATCTCTGCCACAGCACGCTGTAGCGGAGCGTATCAAACAGATACTCGTGCTCAGTGCATCAGAGCGAGAAGAAATGCGTGATTATTTGATGCGTCGTGTGCGAGAGCGGCATTCGGTACTTGGTGTTACCGCCCGCATTCTTACTTGTGTCGGCTTATGA
- a CDS encoding glycosyltransferase, with protein sequence MDKGATPMNKTLLMVSGDRMLAAGMDGAFFHMLTEFHKHWDRIDIIVPRVARGCMVRQNPFPNVYVHASRLPLLMQWLHIFRTGMRLGRERTYGGMTIHEYPPFYNGIGGLFLARRLGIPALLEIFHIPGVPRAGSFREVVYRYLSRIIVPVEARIASGVRVMNMSETGKRLLAWGVAREKLHLIPALFLPTMQEPPQMPVTHDFIFVGRIERNKGIQRAIEALARLEHATMRVIGTGSLLDWAQQYARQQGVSSRITWSGWVDSAAEVLQAIREARALVMLSDSEGGPRVAVEALACGIPVIATPVGVIQDLGQEGAAVRIVHWSLDDIVQGMRDVLEDPSWQIRAEKGSHDIRERYAREQVISASARAIQNIFQL encoded by the coding sequence ATGGATAAAGGCGCTACACCTATGAATAAAACACTTCTCATGGTGAGCGGTGATCGTATGCTTGCTGCGGGTATGGACGGAGCATTTTTTCACATGCTCACAGAGTTCCATAAGCACTGGGACCGTATTGATATTATTGTGCCTCGAGTAGCGCGAGGGTGTATGGTACGACAGAATCCATTCCCTAATGTATATGTGCATGCATCCCGCCTTCCTCTCCTGATGCAGTGGCTACATATCTTTCGCACGGGGATGCGCCTTGGGCGCGAGCGCACATACGGAGGTATGACCATCCATGAATACCCACCATTTTACAATGGAATAGGGGGGCTTTTCCTTGCAAGACGTTTGGGTATTCCCGCGCTTCTCGAGATTTTTCATATTCCAGGAGTCCCTCGGGCCGGCTCATTCCGTGAGGTGGTCTACCGGTATCTCTCGCGGATTATAGTGCCCGTCGAAGCGCGCATTGCTTCGGGCGTTCGTGTGATGAATATGAGTGAAACGGGGAAGCGTCTTTTAGCGTGGGGTGTAGCTCGCGAGAAGCTCCATCTCATTCCCGCTCTCTTTCTCCCCACGATGCAGGAGCCCCCTCAAATGCCCGTGACACACGACTTTATTTTTGTAGGGCGTATAGAGCGTAATAAAGGCATTCAGCGTGCCATAGAGGCGCTTGCGCGTCTTGAGCACGCAACGATGCGTGTTATTGGTACAGGATCTCTCTTGGACTGGGCGCAGCAATACGCACGCCAACAGGGAGTGAGCAGCCGTATAACGTGGAGTGGGTGGGTCGATTCAGCGGCCGAGGTATTACAAGCAATAAGAGAAGCTCGGGCTTTGGTGATGTTGTCAGACAGTGAAGGGGGTCCGCGCGTTGCCGTAGAGGCGCTCGCGTGCGGTATTCCAGTGATCGCAACTCCCGTGGGGGTTATCCAAGACCTTGGACAAGAGGGCGCAGCAGTACGTATCGTGCATTGGTCGCTAGACGATATTGTGCAGGGGATGCGAGATGTGCTCGAAGATCCTTCGTGGCAGATTCGGGCAGAGAAAGGATCTCACGACATTCGTGAAAGGTATGCTCGTGAACAGGTTATAAGCGCCTCTGCCCGTGCCATCCAGAATATTTTTCAGCTATGA
- a CDS encoding glycosyltransferase family 4 protein yields the protein MSNEQKPLLVIATGIYPPDIGGPATVAHAVARAFHERGVRVRVVAFGRGQQEQGIEVYRVSRWWPWMVRHILYALRVWWVSAGATHLLALSGKTPGIAAHIAGMLRRIPVTVRIAGDYAWEYAIQKRHTHLLIDDFQGVQIGGWAGMLRRIQRWVVRRSAQVVVPSQYLQSIVQGWGYDSERIVIVPNAVTFSPSEISQQDARTRIGIPGTLIVSVGRLVPWKGFRMLIKIMPQLLELNQFFRLVIVGDGPERDVLRTMARNLGLEKKVFIVGAKSHEELPTYLAAADLFVLNTGYEGFSHQIIEAMAAGVPVITTTAGGNREIISQGENGLMVKYNDEFNLREAIRALWDMPELRAHMSEAGKATARLYDEARMREAWIKALHL from the coding sequence ATGAGTAACGAACAGAAACCACTTCTTGTTATCGCAACTGGCATTTATCCCCCTGATATAGGTGGCCCAGCAACCGTTGCGCATGCGGTAGCGCGTGCGTTTCATGAGCGTGGGGTACGCGTGCGCGTGGTGGCATTTGGGCGGGGTCAGCAGGAGCAGGGTATTGAGGTGTATCGTGTATCGCGCTGGTGGCCTTGGATGGTGCGCCATATCCTCTACGCGCTTCGGGTGTGGTGGGTAAGTGCAGGAGCGACCCACCTCTTGGCGCTTTCGGGAAAAACGCCTGGAATTGCCGCACATATAGCGGGCATGTTGCGGCGCATTCCAGTAACGGTGCGTATTGCTGGAGACTATGCATGGGAATATGCAATACAAAAGCGCCACACGCATCTTCTCATTGATGATTTTCAGGGTGTGCAGATAGGTGGTTGGGCGGGTATGCTTCGCCGCATACAGCGGTGGGTTGTGCGTCGTAGTGCTCAGGTGGTTGTGCCATCTCAATACCTACAATCTATTGTGCAGGGATGGGGGTACGATTCCGAGCGTATCGTGATTGTGCCCAACGCTGTAACATTTTCACCATCAGAGATCTCGCAGCAAGATGCACGTACGCGAATCGGTATCCCGGGGACACTTATTGTTTCGGTCGGCCGGTTAGTTCCTTGGAAGGGATTTCGCATGCTCATCAAAATCATGCCGCAACTTCTCGAGCTTAATCAGTTTTTCAGATTAGTGATCGTGGGTGATGGTCCTGAGCGCGATGTACTTCGTACCATGGCTAGAAATCTTGGTTTGGAGAAGAAGGTGTTTATTGTCGGAGCGAAGTCCCATGAAGAGCTCCCGACGTATCTCGCTGCGGCAGATCTCTTCGTGCTTAACACAGGATATGAAGGATTCTCGCATCAGATCATTGAGGCGATGGCTGCGGGCGTTCCTGTGATTACGACCACGGCCGGCGGCAATCGCGAAATTATCTCGCAGGGAGAGAATGGTTTGATGGTAAAGTACAATGATGAATTCAATCTCCGCGAAGCCATTCGTGCGCTATGGGATATGCCAGAGCTTCGCGCACACATGAGTGAGGCGGGAAAGGCAACGGCTCGCTTGTATGATGAGGCGCGTATGCGTGAGGCATGGATAAAGGCGCTACACCTATGA
- a CDS encoding glycosyltransferase family 2 protein has protein sequence MKKLSIIIPVFNEAATLPKLFAAIDAVVLPEWEKELVIVDDASTDDTARVIAHHVRPGWVTVRHAQNLGKGSAVRTGFAKASGDVILIQDADLEYSPKEYPLLLEPILAGDADVVYGSRFISAFPRRALYFSHYVANVFLTFLSNMCTGLNLSDMETGYKVFTRDALMRILPHLSAARFGIEPEITARVAQQKLRIYEVGISYRGRTYAEGKKIQWADGVAAIWHIIRASFFS, from the coding sequence ATGAAAAAGCTCTCCATTATTATTCCCGTATTTAATGAGGCCGCCACATTGCCGAAGCTTTTTGCGGCCATTGATGCAGTTGTCCTGCCGGAATGGGAGAAGGAGCTTGTGATTGTTGACGATGCGTCAACTGATGACACCGCTCGGGTCATTGCACATCATGTGCGTCCGGGATGGGTTACGGTGCGCCACGCGCAGAATCTGGGGAAGGGCTCCGCGGTCCGCACTGGTTTTGCAAAAGCTTCTGGAGACGTCATTCTCATTCAGGATGCAGATTTAGAATATAGTCCCAAAGAGTACCCGCTCCTTCTTGAGCCCATTCTTGCTGGCGATGCAGATGTGGTCTACGGCTCGAGATTTATTTCTGCATTCCCGCGTCGTGCGCTCTACTTCTCTCACTATGTTGCAAACGTCTTCCTCACATTTCTCTCAAATATGTGCACGGGGCTCAATCTTTCTGATATGGAAACGGGATACAAAGTCTTTACGCGCGATGCACTCATGCGCATTCTGCCACATCTCAGCGCGGCTCGTTTTGGCATTGAGCCGGAGATTACAGCACGGGTAGCTCAGCAAAAACTCCGTATATATGAGGTGGGGATTTCGTATCGAGGTCGCACGTATGCAGAAGGAAAGAAAATTCAATGGGCCGACGGTGTCGCGGCAATATGGCACATCATTCGTGCGTCATTTTTTTCATGA